One genomic segment of Candidatus Methylomirabilota bacterium includes these proteins:
- a CDS encoding retropepsin-like aspartic protease, giving the protein RCSFLALLVLLTLPVPAQAEFFRYTDEQGQSYYVQGLESVPARYRASAVPLGLRNAPPSTSAGTTIRYTPGQPIMVDVRINGSAPARLLLDTGADRTLISPRALAAAGVSLTRPFAQGQIVGVTGTDRVSFVLIDSLEVGDARVNRLPVAAYETAQLPGDGLLGRDFLGRFTVNIDSDRGVVTISPK; this is encoded by the coding sequence CGCTGCTCGTTCCTCGCGCTGCTCGTGCTGTTGACGCTCCCGGTGCCGGCCCAGGCGGAGTTCTTCCGCTACACGGACGAGCAGGGGCAGTCCTACTACGTCCAGGGTCTCGAGAGCGTGCCGGCGCGCTACCGCGCCTCCGCCGTCCCGCTGGGGCTGCGCAACGCGCCTCCATCCACCAGTGCCGGCACGACGATCCGCTACACGCCGGGTCAGCCGATCATGGTGGACGTCCGGATCAACGGCAGCGCCCCTGCAAGGCTGTTGCTCGACACGGGCGCCGACCGCACGCTCATCAGCCCCCGGGCGCTGGCCGCCGCCGGCGTGTCGCTGACGCGCCCCTTTGCGCAAGGCCAGATCGTGGGGGTGACGGGCACGGACCGGGTCTCCTTCGTGCTGATCGACTCGCTCGAGGTCGGTGACGCGCGCGTGAACCGCCTGCCGGTGGCGGCATACGAGACGGCTCAGCTGCCGGGTGATGGACTGCTCGGCCGCGATTTCCTCGGCCGGTTCACGGTGAACATCGACTCCGACCG